A window of the Arachis duranensis cultivar V14167 chromosome 5, aradu.V14167.gnm2.J7QH, whole genome shotgun sequence genome harbors these coding sequences:
- the LOC107489290 gene encoding CSC1-like protein At1g69450: MIVSALLTSLGINTALCVLFFILYSILRKQPSNYEVYVPRLLAKGTSRRQSHFNMERLIPSPGWVGKAWRLSEEELLSLSGLDGVVFMCIITFSLKIFTFAGIIGILVILPVNCWGSNQQDFDITNFANNSLDVFTISNVDNGSNWLWVHFSAIYLVTGFICLLLFYEYRYISSRRISFFYSSKPQPHQFTILARSTPTYPGCSISDSVENFFKDLYPSIYLSHVVVHRTSKIRTLLNESKQLYKRITRLQSDSDPTLPQHNCCGIFGLCGRKSNLRERYEKKLEDIEENVRLKQSKVLLAGEEARAAFVFFKTRFGAATASSLQQSINPTLWNTELAPEPHDVYWPFFSESFMQRWISKLVVVAASILFTILFLIPVVFVQGLTNLSQLEVLFPFLTTILTIKFVSQVITGYLPSLILQLFLKLVPPVMEFLSSIQGHISHSSIELSATKKVLWFTIWNVIFATVFSGSVLSMLSILLDPKGIPSKLAAAVPAQASFFIAYVVTTGWTSVSSELFRIIPLIFSLIRRPFTSPSDEFEEVPSIPYHRDVPRILFFGLLGIIYFFLAPLILPFLLAYLCLAYIVFRNQFMNVYAPKYETAGKCWPIVHNSMIFSMVLMHIIAVGIFALKRLPLASISLQNFLHDVNSNSGDFCHESKTRFGSLSELKSLILTSLGDNGTKEVGRVGYMLLAPMGSRVFRFHVFWLDGNVHVRLMFDVHGRIMAQQVMELFAEIGDVGGDSSGHSNFV, encoded by the exons ATGATTGTCTCTGCTCTGTTAACTTCACTTGGGATCAACACTGCGCTCTGTGTGTTGTTCTTCATTCTGTATTCCATATTGAGGAAACAACCCAGCAATTATGAAGTTTATGTGCCGCGCCTTCTGGCCAAAGGAACTTCTAGGAGGCAAAGCCATTTCAACATGGAAAGACTAATACCTTCTCCAGGTTGGGTTGGAAAAGCTTGGAGGCTCTCTGAAGAGGAACTGTTATCTTTATCAGGCTTAGACGGTGTTGTGTTTATGTGCATTATAACATTCAG CTTGAAAATTTTTACCTTTGCTGGGATTATTGGGATCCTTGTCATTCTTCCAGTAAATTGTTGGGGAAGTAACCAACAAGATTTCGACATCACCAACTTCGCCAATAACTCCTTGGATGTGTTCACCATATCAAATGTAGACAATGGCTCTAACTG GTTGTGGGTCCACTTCTCTGCTATATATCTTGTCACTGGATTCATTTGCTTGCTACTGTTTTAT gaatatagatacatatctTCAAGaagaatttcttttttttattcatccaAACCTCAGCCTCATCAGTTTACCATTTTGGCCCGCAGCACTCCTACTTACCCCGGTTGCAGCATCAGTGATAGTGTTGAGAACTTCTTTAAAGACCTTTATCCTTCTATATACCTGTCACATGTGGTTGTTCACCGCACAAGTAAAATCCGGACACTCTTG AATGAATCCAAACAATTATATAAAAGGATTACTCGGTTACAGTCGGATTCGGATCCCACTCTGCCACAGCATAATTGTTGTGGCATTTTTGGACTTTGTGGACGGAAAAGTAATCTCCGAGAGCGTTACGAAAAGAAGTTAGAGGACATCGAGGAGAATGTAAGGTTGAAGCAGTCAAAGGTTTTATTGGCAGGAGAA GAAGCTCGAGCTGCCTTTGTGTTCTTCAAAACTCGTTTTGGAGCTGCAACTGCTTCCAGTTTGCAGCAGTCCATCAATCCCACCCTGTGGAATACTGAACTAGCTCCAGAACCTCATGATGTTTACTGGCCTTTCTTTTCCGAGTCGTTCATGCAAAGATGGATTTCTAAACTGGTCGTTGTAGCTGCAAGTATTCTTTTCACCATTTTATTCCTTATACCTGTTGTGTTTGTGCAAGGGCTTACCAACCTTAGTCAACTGGAAGTTTTATTTCCCTTCTTGACTACTATTCTGACAAT AAAATTTGTGAGTCAAGTGATTACTGGATACCTTCCCAGCCTTATTCTCCAGTTGTTTCTGAAATTAGTGCCACCTGTTATGGAGTTCCTTTCCTCCATTCAAGGACACATCTCGCATAGTTCTATCGAATTGAGTGCAACTAAGAAAGTTCTGTGGTTCACAATATGGAATGTGATTTTTGCAACTGTGTTTTCGGGGTCAGTTCTATCTATGCTGTCTATTTTGCTTGATCCCAAGGGCATTCCTTCAAAGCTGGCTGCTGCAGTTCCTGCGCAG GCATCATTTTTCATTGCTTATGTTGTCACAACAGGATGGACAAGTGTGTCATCAGAACTATTCCGTATAATCCCTCTGATTTTCAGTTTAATAAGAAGGCCTTTCACAAGTCCGAGTGATGAATTCGAAGAAGTCCCATCTATTCCATACCACAGGGATGTTCCAAGGATCCTTTTCTTTGGACTTCTTGGCATTATCTATTTCTTTCTGGCTCCACTGATTTTACCATTCCTATTGGCCTATCTGTGCCTGGCATACATCGTGTTCCGCAACCAG TTTATGAATGTATATGCACCAAAGTATGAAACTGCTGGGAAATGTTGGCCGATCGTGCACAATTCAATGATATTTTCGATGGTACTCATGCACATCATTGCAGTGGGAATCTTTGCACTGAAAAGACTTCCCCTAGCGTCCATTAGTCTCCAAAATTTTTTACA TGATGTGAACTCTAATAGTGGTGATTTTTGCCATGAATCTAAGACTCGGTTTg GTTCTTTGTCAGAGTTGAAGAGCCTAATATTGACGAGTTTGGGTGATAATGGAACAAAGGAAGTTGGAAGAGTTGGATATATGTTGTTAGCACCGATGGGGAGTAGAGTATTTCGGTTTCATGTTTTTTGGTTGGATGGCAATGTGCATGTGAGATTGATGTTTGATGTCCATGGAAGAATCATGGCCCAACAAGTGATGGAGCTTTTTGCGGAGATTGGTGACGTAGGTGGTGATAGTTCTGGACACTCGAATTTTGTCTAA